In a single window of the Coffea eugenioides isolate CCC68of chromosome 3, Ceug_1.0, whole genome shotgun sequence genome:
- the LOC113765694 gene encoding actin-related protein 2/3 complex subunit 4, whose amino-acid sequence MAANMLRLYLTCIRNTLEAAMCLQNFPCQEVERHNKPEVELKTSPELLLNSVVICRNEAEKCLIETSINSLRISLKVKQADELENILTKKFLRFLSMRAEAFQVLRRKPVQGYDISFLITNYHCEEMQKQRLIDFIVQFMEDIDKEISELKLSVNTRGRLVATEFLKQFI is encoded by the exons GCAAACATGTTAAGGTTGTATCTGACTTGCATAAGGAACACTCTTGAAGCTGCCATGTGTCTACAA AACTTCCCTTGTCAAGAAGTTGAAAGACATAACAAACCTGAAGTTGAACTGAA GACTAGCCCAGAACTTCTGCTTAATTCT GTTGTAATATGTAGAAATGAGGCTGAAAAGTGCTTGATAGAAACATCAATTAATTCTCTACGTATAAGCCTTAAG GTGAAGCAAGCAGATGAACTTGAAAACATTTTGACAAAGAAATTCCTTAGATTTTTGTCAATGAGAGCAGAGGCATTTCAGGTACTAAGGAGGAAGCCTGTGCAG GGCTACGACATAAGTTTCCTCATCACAAATTATCACTGTGAGGAGATGCAAAAACAGAGACTCATAGATTTTATTGTTCAGTTCATGGAG GATATTGATAAAGAGATAAGTGAACTGAAATTGTCTGTGAACACACGAGGAAGGCTTGTGGCTACAGAATTTCTGAAGCAATTTATCTGA